In the Polyangiaceae bacterium genome, one interval contains:
- a CDS encoding M50 family metallopeptidase, whose protein sequence is MSILIGILGLALLMVIHEGGHLLAARAFGMRVIRFSIGFGPALWRYQPKGSETIYQIALIPFLAYVQIAGMNPYEEIDPEDKGSYANASLVGRISAIFAGPLANYLFASVLFFAAFTIGGDTTAVQVMDEGSAAVAGMQSGDKIKSIDGKPIVRWDDIPEAVLPRAKTAIPIVVIRDGKEQTLMVTPEPKAKNGGGQIGVRPTSLVPALPFKEAAVESVLHPAKVVRALVIGLGRIITGKERPEVTGPVGIVKETSRAAERGPADYLYLLGLLSAYLGGFNLLPFPALDGGRLMFLGYEAVTRRRPNARVEAHVHAVGLLMLLALIAVISVFDLRGN, encoded by the coding sequence GTGAGCATACTCATCGGTATCCTCGGCTTGGCACTGCTGATGGTGATCCATGAGGGTGGACACCTCTTGGCAGCGCGTGCCTTCGGCATGCGCGTCATCCGTTTCAGCATCGGCTTCGGGCCTGCGCTGTGGCGCTATCAGCCGAAGGGCAGCGAGACGATCTACCAGATCGCGCTCATACCGTTCCTCGCGTACGTGCAAATCGCAGGGATGAATCCCTACGAGGAGATCGACCCGGAAGACAAGGGCAGCTACGCCAACGCCAGCCTGGTCGGGCGCATCTCTGCCATCTTCGCAGGACCGCTCGCGAACTACCTGTTCGCATCGGTGCTGTTCTTTGCAGCGTTCACCATCGGCGGCGACACCACCGCCGTGCAGGTGATGGACGAGGGTTCTGCTGCGGTCGCGGGCATGCAGAGCGGCGACAAGATCAAGAGCATCGACGGCAAACCCATCGTGCGTTGGGACGACATCCCCGAGGCGGTGCTGCCACGCGCGAAAACCGCCATCCCAATCGTGGTCATCCGCGACGGCAAAGAGCAGACGCTGATGGTCACCCCGGAACCCAAGGCCAAGAACGGCGGCGGGCAGATCGGCGTGCGCCCCACCAGCTTGGTGCCTGCCCTGCCTTTCAAGGAAGCCGCCGTGGAATCCGTGCTGCACCCTGCCAAAGTCGTGCGCGCATTGGTCATTGGCCTGGGACGCATCATCACCGGCAAGGAGCGCCCGGAGGTCACTGGCCCCGTCGGGATCGTCAAAGAAACCAGCCGCGCCGCCGAGCGAGGGCCCGCGGACTATCTCTACCTGCTTGGCCTGCTCAGCGCCTACCTGGGCGGGTTCAACTTGCTGCCGTTCCCTGCCTTGGACGGTGGACGCCTGATGTTCCTCGGCTACGAGGCCGTCACACGGCGCCGCCCCAACGCCCGCGTGGAAGCGCACGTACACGCGGTCGGGCTACTGATGCTCCTGGCGCTCATCGCGGTGATCAGCGTGTTCGATCTTCGCGGCAACTGA
- a CDS encoding UDP-3-O-acyl-N-acetylglucosamine deacetylase, translated as MDGILLSGRGLHGGTRCSIEFVRRPGPVRFLTPSGDVALNELSPVRLDRGVRVAAGDFEVELVEHLFAALAGLDVHEGLTLEVVGGEVPLLDGGARELALAIAALGPRSTPPRLRVERAGTLELGETRYVFTPGPTRRLVVEVDFPGVGPQRAEYAGDRHQFLEFIAPARTFGYLSEARQLAARGLARGFDPHAVLVLDDEGRAVPPSAPATSDELARHKLLDFMGDLYLYGGPPLGEIQATRPGHAPTHAALRRALREGLVSQRPS; from the coding sequence ATGGACGGCATCCTGCTCTCTGGGCGCGGCCTACATGGAGGCACGCGCTGCAGCATCGAGTTCGTCCGTCGACCGGGCCCCGTACGCTTCCTGACGCCGTCCGGCGACGTAGCCCTCAACGAGCTCTCACCGGTGCGGCTCGACCGCGGCGTACGGGTCGCGGCTGGGGACTTCGAAGTCGAACTCGTCGAACACCTGTTTGCAGCGCTGGCGGGACTCGATGTTCATGAAGGGCTGACCCTCGAAGTCGTCGGCGGCGAGGTACCACTACTCGACGGTGGCGCGCGCGAACTAGCTCTGGCGATCGCAGCCCTGGGGCCACGCTCCACGCCGCCACGTTTGCGCGTCGAGCGCGCTGGCACACTCGAACTCGGCGAGACACGCTACGTGTTCACCCCGGGGCCGACGCGAAGGCTCGTAGTGGAAGTCGACTTCCCCGGGGTCGGTCCGCAGCGAGCCGAGTATGCGGGCGACCGACACCAGTTCCTTGAGTTCATCGCGCCCGCCCGTACCTTTGGCTACCTGAGCGAGGCACGGCAGCTCGCCGCGCGCGGCCTCGCGCGTGGCTTCGACCCCCACGCCGTGCTCGTGCTCGACGACGAGGGCCGTGCCGTGCCCCCCTCTGCCCCGGCAACCTCCGACGAACTCGCGCGCCACAAGCTGCTCGATTTCATGGGCGACCTCTACCTCTACGGTGGCCCGCCCTTGGGCGAAATCCAAGCGACACGCCCAGGACACGCGCCAACGCACGCCGCGCTGCGCCGCGCACTCCGCGAGGGCCTAGTGAGCCAACGACCGTCATAG